A single genomic interval of Armigeres subalbatus isolate Guangzhou_Male chromosome 1, GZ_Asu_2, whole genome shotgun sequence harbors:
- the LOC134220223 gene encoding uncharacterized protein LOC134220223, with the protein MADLKRSTTTSSSSNNNSSGSAATGSSSSSSKSRKSKNDLIRSAVGSYLKQRNYIVNDRYRKSDLILTQSAEQIAMNTAIENEISKANSFLFSNIFCLNNNPAQVDQHFVKLCKYIKCQSESVRSELSELVNPLLCHLYIEMLKGRDWRPAIVFLRKHATLLGKIEPSAVPPSTSPLIMNQKINGTVEEQQASGIPAATVQNSVIVFSSVPSSTTETTANARLETFKQLVHKLSQITRIQDLDNDPLTLRFRSCQYEMKLGSASIAALRRYLAKHGHSLILQILRNWFYFETTADKDFVDFNPDMASPKAHKKPRIVSICNGVDLMNGCPIEMDATEAPSEPEYNFSEHTEAENTKFLLRNGFSTEYIQFKLRELNGGLDGGGTTMDLDDDDDDDDSSYLPALEEIPPASIKPEVFTDGGTLQQQFQDDISGMFRRVTAAERLRKLRECTEKLNRFQAPLCIYQVENVDERLSSVAIDEDSCHLASGFEDASIVLWSVNRSTQIGRKPYAGLREGQCCWNVTSCDSRFSEEEEVEDDEEDEEDQGGGGAGGEGTSNSDSSGLFRAKTQADVDRLNKLLPVYSRRLSKRERWKQFMSRKCSENVFSETGGVTLRGHSNAITDLLFSRHSPLLMSVSRDLTMRAWHANDYTCRAVYRGHNHPIWSVAESPTGLYLATGSRDTTARLWSTDREFPLQIYVGHTQDVDTVAFHPNGNYLATGSADLTVRLWCVTSGKLFRIFTDCRQPIHRVCFSPDGKYLAAAGEENRVRIFDLAAGSQLTELRDHTSGVTCVTWSSDSRHFVSAGSDGTVRIWDAVKMVTSTSSSSSSSSSSSSSASVNQQHTISSPSNGTTSGGSSTAANNGPTAANHTQKTSSSSATTATAGSSSSNTANNLLLAYSTGCRRIYRLHYNQLSGSLSCIGNS; encoded by the exons ATGGCTGATTTGAAAAGATCAACAACAACGTCGTCGTCCTCGAATAATAACAGCAGCGGAAGCGCCGCAACTGGaagcagcagtagcagcagcaAGTCGCGCAAATCCAAGAATGATCTGATTCGTAGCGCCGTAGGCAGTTATCTCAAGCAGCGGAACTACATC GTAAACGATCGGTACCGGAAGTCGGATCTCATTCTAACGCAGTCCGCCGAGCAAATTGCAATGAACACTGCCATCGAGAACGAGATTTCCAAGGCGAACAGTTTTCTATTCTCGAACATCTTCTGTCTGAACAATAATCCGGCCCAGGTGGATCAGCACTTTGTCAA gCTATGCAAGTACATCAAATGCCAGTCGGAATCGGTCCGGAGCGAGCTATCCGAGCTGGTAAACCCTCTTCTTTGCCATTTGTATATTGAAATGTTGAAGGGCCGCGACTGGCGACCGGCGATCGTATTCTTGCGCAAGCATGCCACTTTGCTGGGAAAGATCGAGCCTAGCGCGGTCCCACCAAGCACCTCCCCACTAATTATGAATCAGAAAATCAACGGCACCGTAGAAGAACAACAGGCATCCGGAATTCCCGCCGCAACAGTTCAAAATTCTGTTATCGTTTTCTCGTCTGTGCCGAGCAGTACAACAGAAACCACCGCGAATGCCAGGTTGGAAACGTTTAAGCAACTGGTGCACAAGCTCTCGCAAATCACCCGCATCCAGGATTTGGACAACGACCCACTGACGCTTCGGTTTCGCTCCTGTCAGTATGAAATGAAACTAGGATCTGCATCAATTGCAGCCCTCAGACGGTATCTGGCCAAGCACGGTCACTCCTTGATACTACAGATCCTTCGAAATTGGTTCTATTTCGAAACTACCGCAGACAAAGACTTCGTCGATTTTAATCCAGACATGGCTTCGCCCAAAGCTCATAAAAAACCTCGAATTGTTTCGATTTGCAACGGAGTGGATCTTATGAACGGGTGTCCGATAGAAATGGATGCAACGGAAGCACCTTCTGAACCGGAGTACAACTTCAGCGAACATACCGAGGCGGAAAATACAAAGTTCCTACTACGGAATGGATTCAGTACCGAGTATATCCAGTTCAAGCTCCGAGAGTTGAACGGTGGCTTGGACGGAGGAGGAACCACTATGGACCTggacgacgatgatgacgacgacgattcGTCATACCTCCCAGCACTAGAGGAGATACCACCAGCCAGCATCAAGCCGGAAGTGTTCACAGATGGAGGTACGCTGCAGCAGCAATTTCAAGACGACATATCTGGCATGTTCCGGCGGGTAACCGCGGCGGAACGGCTTCGTAAGCTTCGAGAATGCACGGAAAAGTTGAACCGCTTTCAAGCCCCACTTTGTATCTATCAGGTGGAGAACGTAGACGAACGGTTATCGTCGGTTGCCATCGACGAGGACAGTTGCCATCTGGCCAGTGGGTTTGAGGATGCTTCGATTGTTTTGTGGTCGGTTAATCGGAGCACCCAGATCGGGCGGAAGCCGTACGCCGGGTTGCGAGAGGGACAGTGCTGTTGGAATGTGACTAGCTGTGATAGTAGATTTAGCGAGGAGGAAGAGGTGGAAGATGATGAGGAAGACGAAGAGGATCAAGGGGGAGGAGGAGCAGGAGGAGAAGGAACGTCGAACAGCGATTCGAGTGGTTTGTTCCGCGCTAAAACGCAAGCAGATGTGGATCGGTTGAACAAGTTGCTTCCGGTTTATAGTCGGAGACTGAGCAAGCGAGAGCGATGGAAGCAATTTATGAGCCGGAAGTGCAGTGAAAATGTTTT TAGCGAAACCGGCGGCGTCACCTTGCGCGGCCACTCGAACGCCATTACGGATCTCCTGTTTTCGCGGCACAGTCCTCTGCTGATGAGTGTCTCGCGGGATCTTACGATGCGGGCTTGGCATGCAAACGACTACACCTGCAGAGCGGTGTACCGTGGCCACAACCATCCGATCTGGAGTGTGGCGGAAAGTCCGACTGGGCTGTATCTGGCCACCGGTTCGCGAGACACGACTGCACGGCTTTGGTCCACGGATCGTGAATTTCCCCTGCAGATCTACGTTGGTCACACGCAAGACGTGGACACCGTTGCGTTTCATCCCAACGGAAACTATTTGGCCACTGGATCGGCGGATCTGACCGTCCGACTGTGGTGCGTTACCAGTGGCAAACTTTTCCGGATCTTCACCGACTGTCGACAGCCGATTCATCGAGTATGTTTCAGCCCGGATGGAAAATACCTCGCTGCTGCTG GTGAGGAAAATCGTGTTCGGATCTTTGATCTCGCCGCGGGCTCTCAGCTCACCGAATTACGGGACCACACGTCCGGCGTAACCTGTGTCACGTGGAGCTCCGACAGTCGCCATTTCGTGTCGGCCGGCTCGGACGGAACGGTCCGAATATGGGATGCTGTGAAGATGGTCACCTCCACTtcctcatcgtcgtcgtcgtcatcatcttcCAGTTCGAGTGCTTCCGTCAATCAGCAGCACACAATCAGTAGTCCAAGTAATGGAACAACTTCCGGTGGGAGCAGTACGGCTGCAAACAATGGCCCCACCGCCGCCAATCATACTCAGAAGACCAGTAGTTCCTCAGCGACGACGGCGACGGCTGGGTCGTCCTCAAGCAATACAGCAAACAATTTGCTGCTGGCCTATTCGACTGGTTGCCGGCGAATCTACCGGTTGCACTACAATCAACTCAGTGGGAGTCTTAGCTGCATTGGCAACAGCTAA